The Cylindrospermum stagnale PCC 7417 genome segment TTCCTCCATTACCCAAATAGGCGTATTTGTACGTAGAGCAACGGCGATCGCATCGCTAGGACGGGCGTCAATTTCTTTTTTGACATCGCCTTGCTGGACAATCAACGCTGCATAGAATGTATCTTTTTGCAGGGAATGAATGATAACCCGCTCTAGAGTCATGTTCCATGTCTCTAGAATATTCATAATCAGGTCGTGGGTTAAGGGTCGGGGCGGCTTCTGATTTTCTAGCGCACCCATAATTGCCCTAGCTTGTTCCTGACCGATATAAATTGGCAAAGCGCGACGATCTGAAGCATCCTTCAAAAGTACAATCGGGCTGCGGGTTATGGCATCTAATGCTATGCCAGCAACTTTCATTTCAATCATTGACTAAGCCTCTACAATCCTTTGAGCGATTGGGCGCTATGTAACAAATAATACCATTGACAAGCTGTTTTGGGGACGGGAATAAACATAGGCTTTTATTCTCTATAATTGCTTCTATTAAACTCCTTTCCTTGAGGTGAATACCAGAGTAAATCTAATTGGTCTACCGAGGCAATCACCTTCTTACCCAAGTATGCCTTGTGAATGATGTTAATGTGTTAATATCCCCATATTTTAAAAAGTGGGAAATTATACTAGGATTCTTTACATTCTTTGTGAGAATTACCAGTTGATTTCATGCAAAATTAGGCAATAAATAGAGTTAGTTTGACAAAAAAGCCGTGTTTACAGGATTAATCCAAGCATTAGGTACTATGCAACCCCTAGGGGGCGATTCTTGGCAGATTACTTGTGTCAGCCAAGCATCAGAAAGCATTACCCAAGATTTAGCTTATGGTGATAGTGTGGCAGTAGATGGTGTTTGCCTGACTGTGGAAGAAGTTTTAGAAGACGGGTTTATCGCCACTGCTTCACCGGAAACCCTGCGCCGCAGCACTTTAGGCAGAGAGCAAACCCCACAGAGATATGTCAACTTAGAAACGTCGCTGCGGGTGGGGGGTAAAGTCGGCGGTCATTTTGTGATGGGCCATGTAGACGGCATTGGTAGATTGCTCTCGGCGGAACAAACAGCTAGTTCTTGGGAAATGACATTTGCTGCACCGGATGCGATCGCCCGCTATATTGTCCCCAAAGGTAGCATCGCCGTCAATGGCATCAGTCTCACAGTAGCTACATATCAGCCAGAAATTTCCCAGTTCACTGTGGCGGTTATTCCCCTCACCTATGCCGAGACAAATCTCAACTGTTTAGTTCCTGGCAGTTGGGTGAATTTAGAAGGAGATATTCTCGGTAAATATGTGGAAAAATTCCTTTATCCTGGCAACCGACAAGACCAAGATCCAGATGATTACAGTGGTGATGCTATTACACCCGCATTTCTAACAGAAAACGGATATTTGTAAATTGGTAATGGGTAATTGGGAAAAAGGTAATTGGGAAAAAGGTAATGGGTAATTGGTAATTGTCTAAGAGGTGATTAACTTGTGTTAGCCATTAGCCATTAGCCATTAGCCATTACCCATTAGCCATTCTTAACTACCTGGTTGCTGAGTTACCTGGGCTGTTTGTAAAGATTGAACCAATTGGCTCAGTCCACTTTGTAATTGCACCCCAGGATCAGCAGCAACCCAACCATCTTGTGTCAGGTGACGGACTTCAAAGTGCAGGTGGGGACCTGTGGAGTTTCCAGTGCTACCAACCCGCCCAATCACAGTTCCTGGTTCTACCTGCTGTCCGGGTTGCACAAAGATTTCTGACATGTGAGCGTAGAGTGTTTGTTGTGCCGAATTGTGGTTAATCACAACGGCTAAACCGTAACCACCCATCCAGTTAGCAGTTTCCACTTGACCCTTACCAGCTGCCAACACTGGTGTTCCTGTAGGCGCACCCAAGTCTGTACCAGCATGGAAACGGCGATCGCCTGTAATTGGATGAACGCGCCACCCAAACAAAGAAGTAATAGGAGATGGAACAGAAAGCGGAAACACCATTCCACCGCCACGGTAAGCCACTGCACCAGTATAAGGAATTTGCGGCAAGACTGATGCTAGGGAAAATTCGTAAGACACAGTGCTAGGACGGGGTGCAACGTTGCCGTCTGCCATTGGTGGGGGTAGTGTACCACCACTAGGGGCGATGGGAGAAGCACTCACGGTGGTGGTGGCGAATTCACCAGGGTTAGGAATAAACCGATTCGGGCGATAGGTGCTCTTGGTGACATTACCAGAATCAATCCGAGAAGCACGCCAGCCCCCATTGCTCAGGTTGCTGACATTGCTGACATTGTGGAAATTCCGAAGATTGCTAACATTGCTAACGTTGCTGACATTAGTTGCTAATTGCCGGACTGGTGATACTTTAACTAAGCTAGCGGTTTCACTTCTTTTAAGCCAACTGGGGGCTGATTTGCCCTCAGAATTAGCTACACGGTTCGTTTGAGGTGCTTTGGCGCAAGCTCCACCTGATACACTTTGCCCCGATGATAAAATAGTTCGACAACCGCTAGAGCGTTCTGTCAGTACCACAGAGTTGGGGGCTTGATAGTTAGCCGTGGTACCGCTGCTGTAATCGGTGGGGTCAATATAGGCGTTATTATAATCCTTGTTTTTCCCCGTCGTGGCTCTGACAGTGCTGTTGGAGTTATTTACTGGTTGGGCAATTTCTGGTGGCTTCTCAGGTGCGGTGCGAGCAGGAATTTTTAGTTTTGCCTGTCTCAGCCGAGGAGCAACCCGCGAAGTTTCTGCCTTGGGTCTGGAGAAGATCACAACAGGTGTAGACTCTTCAGGCTCAATTTTCGGTTTAAACTGCCTGACTGGCGCTGTTG includes the following:
- a CDS encoding bifunctional nuclease family protein; translation: MIEMKVAGIALDAITRSPIVLLKDASDRRALPIYIGQEQARAIMGALENQKPPRPLTHDLIMNILETWNMTLERVIIHSLQKDTFYAALIVQQGDVKKEIDARPSDAIAVALRTNTPIWVMEEVVADASIPVDRDADEAEQEAFREFISNIRPEDLIKRFGNGDS
- a CDS encoding riboflavin synthase codes for the protein MFTGLIQALGTMQPLGGDSWQITCVSQASESITQDLAYGDSVAVDGVCLTVEEVLEDGFIATASPETLRRSTLGREQTPQRYVNLETSLRVGGKVGGHFVMGHVDGIGRLLSAEQTASSWEMTFAAPDAIARYIVPKGSIAVNGISLTVATYQPEISQFTVAVIPLTYAETNLNCLVPGSWVNLEGDILGKYVEKFLYPGNRQDQDPDDYSGDAITPAFLTENGYL
- a CDS encoding M23 family metallopeptidase, translating into MTQRNKSAHKSLYYSWQQGLMAKRFASTLPAQSLCWLSSFSLLSGGFVFAQTDTSIDNIVPTIENSQPTAVTIPVIKDTAAPSSDRPQSDFSERRARLKKRLSRENVSQSTAPVRQFKPKIEPEESTPVVIFSRPKAETSRVAPRLRQAKLKIPARTAPEKPPEIAQPVNNSNSTVRATTGKNKDYNNAYIDPTDYSSGTTANYQAPNSVVLTERSSGCRTILSSGQSVSGGACAKAPQTNRVANSEGKSAPSWLKRSETASLVKVSPVRQLATNVSNVSNVSNLRNFHNVSNVSNLSNGGWRASRIDSGNVTKSTYRPNRFIPNPGEFATTTVSASPIAPSGGTLPPPMADGNVAPRPSTVSYEFSLASVLPQIPYTGAVAYRGGGMVFPLSVPSPITSLFGWRVHPITGDRRFHAGTDLGAPTGTPVLAAGKGQVETANWMGGYGLAVVINHNSAQQTLYAHMSEIFVQPGQQVEPGTVIGRVGSTGNSTGPHLHFEVRHLTQDGWVAADPGVQLQSGLSQLVQSLQTAQVTQQPGS